A portion of the Echeneis naucrates chromosome 5, fEcheNa1.1, whole genome shotgun sequence genome contains these proteins:
- the pfkfb4a gene encoding 6-phosphofructo-2-kinase/fructose-2,6-bisphosphatase 4a isoform X8: MMRGCSGRAKPTNNLKQTLCMTNCPTLIVTVGLPARGKTYISKKLTRYLNWIGVSTKEFNVGQYRREFVKIYKSFEFFRPDNEEGLKIRQQCASAALNDVRYYLTEEGGQVAVFDATNTTRERRETIIQFAEQNGFKVFFVESVCEDPDVIQENIVQVKLGSPDYTNCNTEDAVQDFMKRIKCYENSYETLDEVLDRDLSFIKIMDVGQRYLVNRVLDHIQSRIVYYLMNIHITPRSIYLCRHGESDLNVKGRIGGDSGLTPRGKEFAKKLSQFIQKQKISDLKVWTSQMKRTIQTAEALSVPYEQWKVLNEIDAGVCEEMMYEEIQENYPLEFALRDQDKYRYRYPKGESYEDLVQRLEPVIMELERQENVLVICHQAVMRCLLAYFLDKTAEELPYLKCSLHTVLKLTPVAYGCKVESISLNVEAVDTHRERPENVNIHRTTEDALQTVPAHL; this comes from the exons ATGATGAGAGGCTGCTCCGGCCGAGCCAAGCCGA ctaataatttaaaacaaacat TATGCATGACCAACTGTCCAACACTAATTGTGACAGTGGGCCTTCCTGCTAGGGGGAAGACCTATATCTCCAAGAAGCTGACCCGCTATCTCAACTGGATTGGGGTGTCGACCAAAG agtTCAATGTTGGCCAGTACAGGAGGGAATTTGTGAAAATCTATAAATCCTTTGAGTTCTTCCGTCCAGACAATGAGGAAGGGTTGAAGATCAGACA ACAGTGTGCTTCAGCAGCTTTGAATGATGTGCGATATTACCTCACAGAAGAAGGAGGGCAAGTTGCA GTTTTTGATGCAACAAACACCAccagagaaagaagagaaaccATCATCCAGTTTGCTGAGCAGAACGGCTTTAAG GTGTTCTTtgttgagtctgtgtgtgaagaCCCAGATGTCATACAGGAGAACATAGTG CAAGTGAAGCTGGGTAGCCCCGACTACACCAACTGTAACACAGAGGATGCAGTGCAGGACTTTATGAAGCGGATCAAGTGCTATGAAAACTCCTACGAGACACTGGATGAAGTTctggacag GGATCTTTCCTTCATTAAAATCATGGATGTTGGTCAGCGTTATCTGGTCAACCGGGTATTGGACCACATACAGAGCAGGATTGTCTACTACCTCATGAACATCCACATCACACCACGCTCCATCTACCTGTGCCGCCATGGCGAGAGTGATCTTAATGTCAAGGGACGCATCGGAGGAGACTCTGGCCTCACTCCGAGAGGCAAGGAG TTTGCTAAGAAGCTGAGCCAATTCATCCAGAAACAAAAAATCAGTGACCTGAAGGTGTGGACCAGCCAGATGAAGAGAACCATCCAGACAGCTGAGGCTCTCAGTGTGCCCTATGAACAGTGGAAGGTCCTGAATGAGATTGATGCT ggtgtgtgtgaggagatGATGTATGAGGAGATCCAGGAAAATTATCCTCTGGAGTTTGCCCTGAGGGACCAGGACAAATACCGCTATCGTTACCCGAAAGGCGAG TCCTATGAGGACCTGGTGCAGCGGTTGGAGCCAGTAATCATGGAGCTGGAGAGGCAGGAGAATGTGCTGGTCATCTGTCACCAGGCTGTCATGCGTTGTTTATTAGCCTATTTCTTGGACAAGACAGCAG AGGAGCTGCCGTATCTGAAATGCTCGCTGCACACTGTCCTGAAGCTAACGCCAGTGGCCTACG GCTGTAAAGTGGAGTCCATCAGCTTAAACGTGGAGGCAGtcgacacacacagagaaagaccaGAG AATGTTAACATCCATCGTACAACTGAAGACGCCCTGCAGACCGTCCCTGCTCACCTCTGA
- the pfkfb4a gene encoding 6-phosphofructo-2-kinase/fructose-2,6-bisphosphatase 4a isoform X7 — protein sequence MMRGCSGRAKPSQDGAVCMTNCPTLIVTVGLPARGKTYISKKLTRYLNWIGVSTKEFNVGQYRREFVKIYKSFEFFRPDNEEGLKIRQQCASAALNDVRYYLTEEGGQVAVFDATNTTRERRETIIQFAEQNGFKVFFVESVCEDPDVIQENIVQVKLGSPDYTNCNTEDAVQDFMKRIKCYENSYETLDEVLDRDLSFIKIMDVGQRYLVNRVLDHIQSRIVYYLMNIHITPRSIYLCRHGESDLNVKGRIGGDSGLTPRGKEFAKKLSQFIQKQKISDLKVWTSQMKRTIQTAEALSVPYEQWKVLNEIDAGVCEEMMYEEIQENYPLEFALRDQDKYRYRYPKGESYEDLVQRLEPVIMELERQENVLVICHQAVMRCLLAYFLDKTAEELPYLKCSLHTVLKLTPVAYGCKVESISLNVEAVDTHRERPENVEVSRMSEEALLTVPAHL from the exons ATGATGAGAGGCTGCTCCGGCCGAGCCAAGCCGAGCCAGGACGGAGCTG TATGCATGACCAACTGTCCAACACTAATTGTGACAGTGGGCCTTCCTGCTAGGGGGAAGACCTATATCTCCAAGAAGCTGACCCGCTATCTCAACTGGATTGGGGTGTCGACCAAAG agtTCAATGTTGGCCAGTACAGGAGGGAATTTGTGAAAATCTATAAATCCTTTGAGTTCTTCCGTCCAGACAATGAGGAAGGGTTGAAGATCAGACA ACAGTGTGCTTCAGCAGCTTTGAATGATGTGCGATATTACCTCACAGAAGAAGGAGGGCAAGTTGCA GTTTTTGATGCAACAAACACCAccagagaaagaagagaaaccATCATCCAGTTTGCTGAGCAGAACGGCTTTAAG GTGTTCTTtgttgagtctgtgtgtgaagaCCCAGATGTCATACAGGAGAACATAGTG CAAGTGAAGCTGGGTAGCCCCGACTACACCAACTGTAACACAGAGGATGCAGTGCAGGACTTTATGAAGCGGATCAAGTGCTATGAAAACTCCTACGAGACACTGGATGAAGTTctggacag GGATCTTTCCTTCATTAAAATCATGGATGTTGGTCAGCGTTATCTGGTCAACCGGGTATTGGACCACATACAGAGCAGGATTGTCTACTACCTCATGAACATCCACATCACACCACGCTCCATCTACCTGTGCCGCCATGGCGAGAGTGATCTTAATGTCAAGGGACGCATCGGAGGAGACTCTGGCCTCACTCCGAGAGGCAAGGAG TTTGCTAAGAAGCTGAGCCAATTCATCCAGAAACAAAAAATCAGTGACCTGAAGGTGTGGACCAGCCAGATGAAGAGAACCATCCAGACAGCTGAGGCTCTCAGTGTGCCCTATGAACAGTGGAAGGTCCTGAATGAGATTGATGCT ggtgtgtgtgaggagatGATGTATGAGGAGATCCAGGAAAATTATCCTCTGGAGTTTGCCCTGAGGGACCAGGACAAATACCGCTATCGTTACCCGAAAGGCGAG TCCTATGAGGACCTGGTGCAGCGGTTGGAGCCAGTAATCATGGAGCTGGAGAGGCAGGAGAATGTGCTGGTCATCTGTCACCAGGCTGTCATGCGTTGTTTATTAGCCTATTTCTTGGACAAGACAGCAG AGGAGCTGCCGTATCTGAAATGCTCGCTGCACACTGTCCTGAAGCTAACGCCAGTGGCCTACG GCTGTAAAGTGGAGTCCATCAGCTTAAACGTGGAGGCAGtcgacacacacagagaaagaccaGAG aacGTAGAGGTGTCGCGGATGTCAGAGGAGGCTTTGCTAACAGTTCCAGCTCACCTATGA
- the pfkfb4a gene encoding 6-phosphofructo-2-kinase/fructose-2,6-bisphosphatase 4a isoform X1, translating to MKHRSSSEQHPAKNPRIPAEVASTSATDGMEDKTPPNPRELTQNPLKKIWMPYKNGLPEKHISQRKVCMTNCPTLIVTVGLPARGKTYISKKLTRYLNWIGVSTKEFNVGQYRREFVKIYKSFEFFRPDNEEGLKIRQQCASAALNDVRYYLTEEGGQVAVFDATNTTRERRETIIQFAEQNGFKVFFVESVCEDPDVIQENIVQVKLGSPDYTNCNTEDAVQDFMKRIKCYENSYETLDEVLDRDLSFIKIMDVGQRYLVNRVLDHIQSRIVYYLMNIHITPRSIYLCRHGESDLNVKGRIGGDSGLTPRGKEFAKKLSQFIQKQKISDLKVWTSQMKRTIQTAEALSVPYEQWKVLNEIDAGVCEEMMYEEIQENYPLEFALRDQDKYRYRYPKGESYEDLVQRLEPVIMELERQENVLVICHQAVMRCLLAYFLDKTAEELPYLKCSLHTVLKLTPVAYGCKVESISLNVEAVDTHRERPENVEVSRMSEEALLTVPAHL from the exons ATGAAACACCGGTCATCCTCAGAGCAGCATCCCGCGAAGAATCCCCGAATTCCCGCCGAGGTCGCCTCCACCTCAGCGACCGACGGCATGGAGGACAAAACGCCGCCAAATCCGCGGGAGCTCACCCAGAACCCGCTGAAGAAGATCTGGATGCCGTATAAAAATGGCCttccagaaaaacacatttctcagaGGAAGG TATGCATGACCAACTGTCCAACACTAATTGTGACAGTGGGCCTTCCTGCTAGGGGGAAGACCTATATCTCCAAGAAGCTGACCCGCTATCTCAACTGGATTGGGGTGTCGACCAAAG agtTCAATGTTGGCCAGTACAGGAGGGAATTTGTGAAAATCTATAAATCCTTTGAGTTCTTCCGTCCAGACAATGAGGAAGGGTTGAAGATCAGACA ACAGTGTGCTTCAGCAGCTTTGAATGATGTGCGATATTACCTCACAGAAGAAGGAGGGCAAGTTGCA GTTTTTGATGCAACAAACACCAccagagaaagaagagaaaccATCATCCAGTTTGCTGAGCAGAACGGCTTTAAG GTGTTCTTtgttgagtctgtgtgtgaagaCCCAGATGTCATACAGGAGAACATAGTG CAAGTGAAGCTGGGTAGCCCCGACTACACCAACTGTAACACAGAGGATGCAGTGCAGGACTTTATGAAGCGGATCAAGTGCTATGAAAACTCCTACGAGACACTGGATGAAGTTctggacag GGATCTTTCCTTCATTAAAATCATGGATGTTGGTCAGCGTTATCTGGTCAACCGGGTATTGGACCACATACAGAGCAGGATTGTCTACTACCTCATGAACATCCACATCACACCACGCTCCATCTACCTGTGCCGCCATGGCGAGAGTGATCTTAATGTCAAGGGACGCATCGGAGGAGACTCTGGCCTCACTCCGAGAGGCAAGGAG TTTGCTAAGAAGCTGAGCCAATTCATCCAGAAACAAAAAATCAGTGACCTGAAGGTGTGGACCAGCCAGATGAAGAGAACCATCCAGACAGCTGAGGCTCTCAGTGTGCCCTATGAACAGTGGAAGGTCCTGAATGAGATTGATGCT ggtgtgtgtgaggagatGATGTATGAGGAGATCCAGGAAAATTATCCTCTGGAGTTTGCCCTGAGGGACCAGGACAAATACCGCTATCGTTACCCGAAAGGCGAG TCCTATGAGGACCTGGTGCAGCGGTTGGAGCCAGTAATCATGGAGCTGGAGAGGCAGGAGAATGTGCTGGTCATCTGTCACCAGGCTGTCATGCGTTGTTTATTAGCCTATTTCTTGGACAAGACAGCAG AGGAGCTGCCGTATCTGAAATGCTCGCTGCACACTGTCCTGAAGCTAACGCCAGTGGCCTACG GCTGTAAAGTGGAGTCCATCAGCTTAAACGTGGAGGCAGtcgacacacacagagaaagaccaGAG aacGTAGAGGTGTCGCGGATGTCAGAGGAGGCTTTGCTAACAGTTCCAGCTCACCTATGA
- the pfkfb4a gene encoding 6-phosphofructo-2-kinase/fructose-2,6-bisphosphatase 4a isoform X4 → MKHRSSSEQHPAKNPRIPAEVASTSATDGMEDKTPPNPRELTQNPLKKIWMPYKNGLPEKHISQRKVCMTNCPTLIVTVGLPARGKTYISKKLTRYLNWIGVSTKEFNVGQYRREFVKIYKSFEFFRPDNEEGLKIRQQCASAALNDVRYYLTEEGGQVAVFDATNTTRERRETIIQFAEQNGFKVFFVESVCEDPDVIQENIVQVKLGSPDYTNCNTEDAVQDFMKRIKCYENSYETLDEVLDRDLSFIKIMDVGQRYLVNRVLDHIQSRIVYYLMNIHITPRSIYLCRHGESDLNVKGRIGGDSGLTPRGKEFAKKLSQFIQKQKISDLKVWTSQMKRTIQTAEALSVPYEQWKGVCEEMMYEEIQENYPLEFALRDQDKYRYRYPKGESYEDLVQRLEPVIMELERQENVLVICHQAVMRCLLAYFLDKTAEELPYLKCSLHTVLKLTPVAYGCKVESISLNVEAVDTHRERPENVEVSRMSEEALLTVPAHL, encoded by the exons ATGAAACACCGGTCATCCTCAGAGCAGCATCCCGCGAAGAATCCCCGAATTCCCGCCGAGGTCGCCTCCACCTCAGCGACCGACGGCATGGAGGACAAAACGCCGCCAAATCCGCGGGAGCTCACCCAGAACCCGCTGAAGAAGATCTGGATGCCGTATAAAAATGGCCttccagaaaaacacatttctcagaGGAAGG TATGCATGACCAACTGTCCAACACTAATTGTGACAGTGGGCCTTCCTGCTAGGGGGAAGACCTATATCTCCAAGAAGCTGACCCGCTATCTCAACTGGATTGGGGTGTCGACCAAAG agtTCAATGTTGGCCAGTACAGGAGGGAATTTGTGAAAATCTATAAATCCTTTGAGTTCTTCCGTCCAGACAATGAGGAAGGGTTGAAGATCAGACA ACAGTGTGCTTCAGCAGCTTTGAATGATGTGCGATATTACCTCACAGAAGAAGGAGGGCAAGTTGCA GTTTTTGATGCAACAAACACCAccagagaaagaagagaaaccATCATCCAGTTTGCTGAGCAGAACGGCTTTAAG GTGTTCTTtgttgagtctgtgtgtgaagaCCCAGATGTCATACAGGAGAACATAGTG CAAGTGAAGCTGGGTAGCCCCGACTACACCAACTGTAACACAGAGGATGCAGTGCAGGACTTTATGAAGCGGATCAAGTGCTATGAAAACTCCTACGAGACACTGGATGAAGTTctggacag GGATCTTTCCTTCATTAAAATCATGGATGTTGGTCAGCGTTATCTGGTCAACCGGGTATTGGACCACATACAGAGCAGGATTGTCTACTACCTCATGAACATCCACATCACACCACGCTCCATCTACCTGTGCCGCCATGGCGAGAGTGATCTTAATGTCAAGGGACGCATCGGAGGAGACTCTGGCCTCACTCCGAGAGGCAAGGAG TTTGCTAAGAAGCTGAGCCAATTCATCCAGAAACAAAAAATCAGTGACCTGAAGGTGTGGACCAGCCAGATGAAGAGAACCATCCAGACAGCTGAGGCTCTCAGTGTGCCCTATGAACAGTGGAAG ggtgtgtgtgaggagatGATGTATGAGGAGATCCAGGAAAATTATCCTCTGGAGTTTGCCCTGAGGGACCAGGACAAATACCGCTATCGTTACCCGAAAGGCGAG TCCTATGAGGACCTGGTGCAGCGGTTGGAGCCAGTAATCATGGAGCTGGAGAGGCAGGAGAATGTGCTGGTCATCTGTCACCAGGCTGTCATGCGTTGTTTATTAGCCTATTTCTTGGACAAGACAGCAG AGGAGCTGCCGTATCTGAAATGCTCGCTGCACACTGTCCTGAAGCTAACGCCAGTGGCCTACG GCTGTAAAGTGGAGTCCATCAGCTTAAACGTGGAGGCAGtcgacacacacagagaaagaccaGAG aacGTAGAGGTGTCGCGGATGTCAGAGGAGGCTTTGCTAACAGTTCCAGCTCACCTATGA
- the pfkfb4a gene encoding 6-phosphofructo-2-kinase/fructose-2,6-bisphosphatase 4a isoform X6 has translation MKHRSSSEQHPAKNPRIPAEVASTSATDGMEDKTPPNPRELTQNPLKKIWMPYKNGLPEKHISQRKVCMTNCPTLIVTVGLPARGKTYISKKLTRYLNWIGVSTKEFNVGQYRREFVKIYKSFEFFRPDNEEGLKIRQQCASAALNDVRYYLTEEGGQVAVFDATNTTRERRETIIQFAEQNGFKVFFVESVCEDPDVIQENIVQVKLGSPDYTNCNTEDAVQDFMKRIKCYENSYETLDEVLDRDLSFIKIMDVGQRYLVNRVLDHIQSRIVYYLMNIHITPRSIYLCRHGESDLNVKGRIGGDSGLTPRGKEFAKKLSQFIQKQKISDLKVWTSQMKRTIQTAEALSVPYEQWKVLNEIDASYEDLVQRLEPVIMELERQENVLVICHQAVMRCLLAYFLDKTAEELPYLKCSLHTVLKLTPVAYGCKVESISLNVEAVDTHRERPENVEVSRMSEEALLTVPAHL, from the exons ATGAAACACCGGTCATCCTCAGAGCAGCATCCCGCGAAGAATCCCCGAATTCCCGCCGAGGTCGCCTCCACCTCAGCGACCGACGGCATGGAGGACAAAACGCCGCCAAATCCGCGGGAGCTCACCCAGAACCCGCTGAAGAAGATCTGGATGCCGTATAAAAATGGCCttccagaaaaacacatttctcagaGGAAGG TATGCATGACCAACTGTCCAACACTAATTGTGACAGTGGGCCTTCCTGCTAGGGGGAAGACCTATATCTCCAAGAAGCTGACCCGCTATCTCAACTGGATTGGGGTGTCGACCAAAG agtTCAATGTTGGCCAGTACAGGAGGGAATTTGTGAAAATCTATAAATCCTTTGAGTTCTTCCGTCCAGACAATGAGGAAGGGTTGAAGATCAGACA ACAGTGTGCTTCAGCAGCTTTGAATGATGTGCGATATTACCTCACAGAAGAAGGAGGGCAAGTTGCA GTTTTTGATGCAACAAACACCAccagagaaagaagagaaaccATCATCCAGTTTGCTGAGCAGAACGGCTTTAAG GTGTTCTTtgttgagtctgtgtgtgaagaCCCAGATGTCATACAGGAGAACATAGTG CAAGTGAAGCTGGGTAGCCCCGACTACACCAACTGTAACACAGAGGATGCAGTGCAGGACTTTATGAAGCGGATCAAGTGCTATGAAAACTCCTACGAGACACTGGATGAAGTTctggacag GGATCTTTCCTTCATTAAAATCATGGATGTTGGTCAGCGTTATCTGGTCAACCGGGTATTGGACCACATACAGAGCAGGATTGTCTACTACCTCATGAACATCCACATCACACCACGCTCCATCTACCTGTGCCGCCATGGCGAGAGTGATCTTAATGTCAAGGGACGCATCGGAGGAGACTCTGGCCTCACTCCGAGAGGCAAGGAG TTTGCTAAGAAGCTGAGCCAATTCATCCAGAAACAAAAAATCAGTGACCTGAAGGTGTGGACCAGCCAGATGAAGAGAACCATCCAGACAGCTGAGGCTCTCAGTGTGCCCTATGAACAGTGGAAGGTCCTGAATGAGATTGATGCT TCCTATGAGGACCTGGTGCAGCGGTTGGAGCCAGTAATCATGGAGCTGGAGAGGCAGGAGAATGTGCTGGTCATCTGTCACCAGGCTGTCATGCGTTGTTTATTAGCCTATTTCTTGGACAAGACAGCAG AGGAGCTGCCGTATCTGAAATGCTCGCTGCACACTGTCCTGAAGCTAACGCCAGTGGCCTACG GCTGTAAAGTGGAGTCCATCAGCTTAAACGTGGAGGCAGtcgacacacacagagaaagaccaGAG aacGTAGAGGTGTCGCGGATGTCAGAGGAGGCTTTGCTAACAGTTCCAGCTCACCTATGA
- the pfkfb4a gene encoding 6-phosphofructo-2-kinase/fructose-2,6-bisphosphatase 4a isoform X5 encodes MKHRSSSEQHPAKNPRIPAEVASTSATDGMEDKTPPNPRELTQNPLKKIWMPYKNGLPEKHISQRKVCMTNCPTLIVTVGLPARGKTYISKKLTRYLNWIGVSTKDNEEGLKIRQQCASAALNDVRYYLTEEGGQVAVFDATNTTRERRETIIQFAEQNGFKVFFVESVCEDPDVIQENIVQVKLGSPDYTNCNTEDAVQDFMKRIKCYENSYETLDEVLDRDLSFIKIMDVGQRYLVNRVLDHIQSRIVYYLMNIHITPRSIYLCRHGESDLNVKGRIGGDSGLTPRGKEFAKKLSQFIQKQKISDLKVWTSQMKRTIQTAEALSVPYEQWKVLNEIDAGVCEEMMYEEIQENYPLEFALRDQDKYRYRYPKGESYEDLVQRLEPVIMELERQENVLVICHQAVMRCLLAYFLDKTAEELPYLKCSLHTVLKLTPVAYGCKVESISLNVEAVDTHRERPENVEVSRMSEEALLTVPAHL; translated from the exons ATGAAACACCGGTCATCCTCAGAGCAGCATCCCGCGAAGAATCCCCGAATTCCCGCCGAGGTCGCCTCCACCTCAGCGACCGACGGCATGGAGGACAAAACGCCGCCAAATCCGCGGGAGCTCACCCAGAACCCGCTGAAGAAGATCTGGATGCCGTATAAAAATGGCCttccagaaaaacacatttctcagaGGAAGG TATGCATGACCAACTGTCCAACACTAATTGTGACAGTGGGCCTTCCTGCTAGGGGGAAGACCTATATCTCCAAGAAGCTGACCCGCTATCTCAACTGGATTGGGGTGTCGACCAAAG ACAATGAGGAAGGGTTGAAGATCAGACA ACAGTGTGCTTCAGCAGCTTTGAATGATGTGCGATATTACCTCACAGAAGAAGGAGGGCAAGTTGCA GTTTTTGATGCAACAAACACCAccagagaaagaagagaaaccATCATCCAGTTTGCTGAGCAGAACGGCTTTAAG GTGTTCTTtgttgagtctgtgtgtgaagaCCCAGATGTCATACAGGAGAACATAGTG CAAGTGAAGCTGGGTAGCCCCGACTACACCAACTGTAACACAGAGGATGCAGTGCAGGACTTTATGAAGCGGATCAAGTGCTATGAAAACTCCTACGAGACACTGGATGAAGTTctggacag GGATCTTTCCTTCATTAAAATCATGGATGTTGGTCAGCGTTATCTGGTCAACCGGGTATTGGACCACATACAGAGCAGGATTGTCTACTACCTCATGAACATCCACATCACACCACGCTCCATCTACCTGTGCCGCCATGGCGAGAGTGATCTTAATGTCAAGGGACGCATCGGAGGAGACTCTGGCCTCACTCCGAGAGGCAAGGAG TTTGCTAAGAAGCTGAGCCAATTCATCCAGAAACAAAAAATCAGTGACCTGAAGGTGTGGACCAGCCAGATGAAGAGAACCATCCAGACAGCTGAGGCTCTCAGTGTGCCCTATGAACAGTGGAAGGTCCTGAATGAGATTGATGCT ggtgtgtgtgaggagatGATGTATGAGGAGATCCAGGAAAATTATCCTCTGGAGTTTGCCCTGAGGGACCAGGACAAATACCGCTATCGTTACCCGAAAGGCGAG TCCTATGAGGACCTGGTGCAGCGGTTGGAGCCAGTAATCATGGAGCTGGAGAGGCAGGAGAATGTGCTGGTCATCTGTCACCAGGCTGTCATGCGTTGTTTATTAGCCTATTTCTTGGACAAGACAGCAG AGGAGCTGCCGTATCTGAAATGCTCGCTGCACACTGTCCTGAAGCTAACGCCAGTGGCCTACG GCTGTAAAGTGGAGTCCATCAGCTTAAACGTGGAGGCAGtcgacacacacagagaaagaccaGAG aacGTAGAGGTGTCGCGGATGTCAGAGGAGGCTTTGCTAACAGTTCCAGCTCACCTATGA
- the pfkfb4a gene encoding 6-phosphofructo-2-kinase/fructose-2,6-bisphosphatase 4a isoform X2, with protein sequence MKHRSSSEQHPAKNPRIPAEVASTSATDGMEDKTPPNPRELTQNPLKKIWMPYKNGLPEKHISQRKVCMTNCPTLIVTVGLPARGKTYISKKLTRYLNWIGVSTKEFNVGQYRREFVKIYKSFEFFRPDNEEGLKIRQQCASAALNDVRYYLTEEGGQVAVFDATNTTRERRETIIQFAEQNGFKVFFVESVCEDPDVIQENIVQVKLGSPDYTNCNTEDAVQDFMKRIKCYENSYETLDEVLDRDLSFIKIMDVGQRYLVNRVLDHIQSRIVYYLMNIHITPRSIYLCRHGESDLNVKGRIGGDSGLTPRGKEFAKKLSQFIQKQKISDLKVWTSQMKRTIQTAEALSVPYEQWKVLNEIDAGVCEEMMYEEIQENYPLEFALRDQDKYRYRYPKGESYEDLVQRLEPVIMELERQENVLVICHQAVMRCLLAYFLDKTAEELPYLKCSLHTVLKLTPVAYGCKVESISLNVEAVDTHRERPENVNIHRTTEDALQTVPAHL encoded by the exons ATGAAACACCGGTCATCCTCAGAGCAGCATCCCGCGAAGAATCCCCGAATTCCCGCCGAGGTCGCCTCCACCTCAGCGACCGACGGCATGGAGGACAAAACGCCGCCAAATCCGCGGGAGCTCACCCAGAACCCGCTGAAGAAGATCTGGATGCCGTATAAAAATGGCCttccagaaaaacacatttctcagaGGAAGG TATGCATGACCAACTGTCCAACACTAATTGTGACAGTGGGCCTTCCTGCTAGGGGGAAGACCTATATCTCCAAGAAGCTGACCCGCTATCTCAACTGGATTGGGGTGTCGACCAAAG agtTCAATGTTGGCCAGTACAGGAGGGAATTTGTGAAAATCTATAAATCCTTTGAGTTCTTCCGTCCAGACAATGAGGAAGGGTTGAAGATCAGACA ACAGTGTGCTTCAGCAGCTTTGAATGATGTGCGATATTACCTCACAGAAGAAGGAGGGCAAGTTGCA GTTTTTGATGCAACAAACACCAccagagaaagaagagaaaccATCATCCAGTTTGCTGAGCAGAACGGCTTTAAG GTGTTCTTtgttgagtctgtgtgtgaagaCCCAGATGTCATACAGGAGAACATAGTG CAAGTGAAGCTGGGTAGCCCCGACTACACCAACTGTAACACAGAGGATGCAGTGCAGGACTTTATGAAGCGGATCAAGTGCTATGAAAACTCCTACGAGACACTGGATGAAGTTctggacag GGATCTTTCCTTCATTAAAATCATGGATGTTGGTCAGCGTTATCTGGTCAACCGGGTATTGGACCACATACAGAGCAGGATTGTCTACTACCTCATGAACATCCACATCACACCACGCTCCATCTACCTGTGCCGCCATGGCGAGAGTGATCTTAATGTCAAGGGACGCATCGGAGGAGACTCTGGCCTCACTCCGAGAGGCAAGGAG TTTGCTAAGAAGCTGAGCCAATTCATCCAGAAACAAAAAATCAGTGACCTGAAGGTGTGGACCAGCCAGATGAAGAGAACCATCCAGACAGCTGAGGCTCTCAGTGTGCCCTATGAACAGTGGAAGGTCCTGAATGAGATTGATGCT ggtgtgtgtgaggagatGATGTATGAGGAGATCCAGGAAAATTATCCTCTGGAGTTTGCCCTGAGGGACCAGGACAAATACCGCTATCGTTACCCGAAAGGCGAG TCCTATGAGGACCTGGTGCAGCGGTTGGAGCCAGTAATCATGGAGCTGGAGAGGCAGGAGAATGTGCTGGTCATCTGTCACCAGGCTGTCATGCGTTGTTTATTAGCCTATTTCTTGGACAAGACAGCAG AGGAGCTGCCGTATCTGAAATGCTCGCTGCACACTGTCCTGAAGCTAACGCCAGTGGCCTACG GCTGTAAAGTGGAGTCCATCAGCTTAAACGTGGAGGCAGtcgacacacacagagaaagaccaGAG AATGTTAACATCCATCGTACAACTGAAGACGCCCTGCAGACCGTCCCTGCTCACCTCTGA